One Micromonospora craniellae genomic region harbors:
- the lnt gene encoding apolipoprotein N-acyltransferase: protein MTPPDATVTTVDRAAVPADASRPDGASRPLRLPVAVVLAVAAGLALLVAFPPYGWWPLAPVGVALLAAATHRRRLRAGAGLGFLTGLALFAPLLSWTNLHTGYLPWVLLSLLQAGYLALLGVATAWVSPLADRYPAVWPAVTGVLWVGQEALRDRTPFGGFPWGRLAFGQDTSPLLRLASVGGAPLVTFAVAAAGGLLVAGVWWTLRARRAATDTRWWTPAAGCAAVLVLLFGGGLLVPVSTAGTGETVTVAIVQGNVPRLGLDFNAQRQAVLNNHVDATIALAGEVAAGTRARPDLVVWPENSSDIDPLRNQSANIRISEAADAIGVPILVGAVLTGPGQGQVRNAGLLWRPGSGPDLEQLYIKRHPVPFAEYVPLRRIARMVSDQVDRVRADFVAGTEPGVVRTPAAVLGDVICFEVAYDGLVRDTVVGGAQLLVVQTNNATFDVAEARQQLAMVRLRAVEHGRPALMASTVGVSGFVAPDGRVSDATGFNTQAVVVRELRLTEGRTLATRVGVLPEVVLAGLSVATLVGAALVRRRWGGRSG, encoded by the coding sequence GTGACCCCGCCTGACGCCACCGTGACGACCGTGGACCGCGCCGCCGTGCCCGCCGACGCGAGCCGGCCCGACGGTGCGTCCCGGCCGCTGCGGCTGCCGGTGGCGGTGGTGCTGGCGGTCGCCGCCGGGCTGGCGCTGCTGGTGGCGTTTCCGCCGTACGGGTGGTGGCCGCTGGCGCCGGTCGGGGTGGCGCTGCTGGCCGCCGCGACGCATCGGCGGCGGCTGCGGGCCGGCGCCGGTCTGGGGTTCCTGACCGGGCTGGCGCTGTTCGCGCCGCTGCTGTCCTGGACGAACCTGCACACCGGCTACCTGCCGTGGGTGCTGCTGTCGCTGTTGCAGGCCGGCTACCTGGCGCTGCTGGGCGTGGCCACCGCGTGGGTGTCGCCGCTGGCCGACCGGTACCCGGCGGTGTGGCCGGCGGTGACCGGTGTGCTGTGGGTGGGGCAGGAGGCGCTGCGGGACCGGACCCCGTTCGGGGGGTTCCCGTGGGGGCGGCTGGCGTTCGGCCAGGACACCTCGCCGCTGCTGCGGCTGGCATCCGTCGGCGGCGCCCCGCTGGTGACGTTCGCGGTGGCGGCGGCCGGTGGGCTGCTGGTGGCCGGCGTGTGGTGGACGCTGCGGGCCCGCCGGGCCGCCACCGACACCCGGTGGTGGACTCCGGCCGCCGGATGCGCGGCGGTGCTGGTGCTGCTGTTCGGCGGGGGACTGTTGGTGCCGGTGAGCACTGCGGGGACCGGTGAGACGGTGACCGTGGCGATCGTGCAGGGCAATGTGCCGCGCCTCGGGTTGGACTTCAACGCCCAACGGCAGGCGGTGTTGAACAACCACGTGGACGCCACTATCGCCCTGGCCGGTGAGGTGGCCGCCGGCACCCGGGCCCGACCGGACCTGGTGGTGTGGCCGGAGAACTCCAGCGACATCGACCCGCTGCGCAACCAGTCGGCCAACATACGCATCTCCGAGGCCGCCGACGCGATCGGCGTACCGATCCTGGTCGGTGCGGTGCTGACCGGCCCCGGGCAGGGGCAGGTGCGCAACGCGGGGCTGCTGTGGCGGCCGGGCAGCGGCCCCGACCTGGAGCAGCTCTACATCAAGCGGCATCCGGTGCCGTTCGCCGAGTACGTGCCGCTGCGCCGCATCGCCCGGATGGTCAGCGACCAGGTCGACCGGGTCCGCGCCGACTTCGTGGCCGGCACCGAGCCGGGGGTGGTGCGGACCCCGGCGGCGGTGCTCGGCGATGTGATCTGTTTCGAGGTGGCCTACGACGGGCTGGTGCGCGACACCGTGGTCGGTGGGGCCCAACTGCTGGTGGTGCAGACCAACAACGCCACCTTCGACGTGGCCGAGGCCCGACAGCAGCTGGCCATGGTCCGGTTGCGGGCGGTCGAGCACGGTCGCCCCGCGTTGATGGCCTCCACGGTCGGAGTGTCCGGGTTCGTGGCCCCCGACGGGCGGGTAAGCGATGCCACCGGGTTCAACACCCAGGCGGTCGTGGTGCGTGAGCTGCGGCTGACCGAGGGGCGCACCCTCGCCACCCGGGTCGGGGTGCTGCCCGAGGTGGTGCTGGCCGGGCTGTCCGTGGCCACGTTGGTCGGGGCGGCACTGGTGCGGCGCCGGTGGGGCGGCCGATCCGGATAG